A single Providencia manganoxydans DNA region contains:
- the cysD gene encoding sulfate adenylyltransferase subunit CysD has translation MNEKRLTHLQQLEAESIHIIREVAAEFENPVMLYSIGKDSSVMLHLARKAFYPGKLPFPLLHVDTGWKFREMYEFRDKTAKNYDFELLVHRNPAGESLGINPFIHGSAKHTDIMKTEGLKQALDKYGFDAAFGGARRDEEKSRAKERIYSFRDRSHRWDPKNQRPELWHNYNGQINKGESIRVFPLSNWTELDIWQYIYLENIDIVPLYFAKERPVLERNGTLLMVDDDRIDLKAGEVIAKRKVRFRTLGCWPLTGAVESQAETLPEIIEEMLISTTSERQGRLIDSDQSASMEQKKRQGYF, from the coding sequence ATGAATGAGAAACGATTAACCCATTTACAGCAGTTGGAAGCAGAAAGCATTCATATTATCCGTGAAGTGGCGGCTGAATTTGAAAACCCAGTCATGCTTTATTCCATCGGCAAAGATTCATCTGTTATGTTGCATTTGGCACGCAAGGCTTTTTACCCTGGAAAACTGCCATTTCCGTTATTACATGTTGATACCGGATGGAAGTTTCGTGAGATGTATGAGTTTCGTGATAAAACGGCTAAAAACTATGATTTTGAATTACTGGTTCATCGCAATCCAGCGGGTGAGTCATTAGGGATCAACCCATTTATTCATGGTAGCGCGAAACACACTGATATTATGAAAACGGAAGGGCTAAAACAAGCGCTTGATAAATATGGTTTTGATGCAGCATTTGGTGGTGCTAGGCGTGATGAGGAAAAATCTCGAGCCAAAGAGCGCATTTATTCTTTCCGAGATCGCTCTCATCGTTGGGACCCCAAAAATCAACGCCCTGAGTTGTGGCATAACTACAATGGCCAAATCAATAAAGGAGAAAGTATTCGAGTATTTCCTTTATCAAACTGGACGGAACTCGATATTTGGCAGTATATCTACTTAGAAAATATCGATATTGTCCCTCTTTATTTTGCAAAAGAGCGCCCTGTTTTAGAGAGAAATGGCACATTATTGATGGTAGATGATGACCGTATTGATTTAAAAGCGGGGGAGGTTATCGCTAAGCGAAAGGTTCGATTCCGAACCCTAGGCTGCTGGCCTCTGACAGGTGCTGTTGAATCACAAGCAGAAACGTTACCAGAAATTATTGAAGAAATGTTGATTTCAACGACCAGTGAGCGACAAGGTCGATTAATCGATAGTGACCAATCGGCTTCCATGGAGCAGAAAAAGCGCCAAGGGTATTTTTAA
- the cysN gene encoding sulfate adenylyltransferase subunit CysN, translating into MADLAYNETIAEQIKQQGGVEAYLLAQQQKGLLRFLTCGNVDDGKSTLIGRLLHDTRQIYEDQLSVLQTDSKRIGTQGEKLDLALLVDGLAAEREQGITIDVAYRYFSTQKRKFIIADTPGHEQYTRNMATGASTCSLSILLIDARKGVQEQTRRHSFISTLLGIRHLIVAVNKMDLVEYSEAVFEKIKQDYQRFAAELPVDLKIWFVPISALDGDNIVNESSQLPWYQGETLLQILETVQVQPKASEQALRFPIQYVNRPNLDFRGYSGTLSSGIVKVGQSVKVLPSGQISKVKEIVTFDGIQDFAIPGEAITLVLEDEIDISRGDLIVTENDTLQCSREALVDIVWMSEQPLVQGQQLDIKIAGKRSRAKVENIQYQVDINNLTQKVATELPLNGIGLVELSFDEPLLLENYQQNAETGGMILIDRLTNVTAGAGLVREVTERFTEQNDNFSEFEIELNQLIRRHFPHWGARDLLGGK; encoded by the coding sequence ATGGCAGATTTAGCATATAACGAAACAATTGCGGAACAAATTAAGCAGCAAGGTGGTGTTGAAGCTTATTTGTTAGCTCAGCAACAAAAGGGCTTATTACGTTTTCTCACCTGCGGTAATGTGGATGATGGTAAAAGCACGTTAATCGGGCGTTTATTGCATGACACGCGACAAATTTATGAAGATCAGTTATCTGTTTTGCAAACCGACAGTAAGCGTATAGGAACTCAAGGTGAAAAACTGGATCTTGCTTTATTAGTGGACGGGCTTGCCGCAGAAAGAGAGCAAGGGATCACCATTGATGTTGCTTATCGTTATTTCTCTACTCAAAAACGTAAATTTATAATCGCAGATACTCCAGGGCATGAGCAGTACACGAGAAATATGGCGACAGGTGCATCAACTTGCTCACTTTCTATATTGCTGATCGATGCTCGAAAAGGCGTTCAAGAACAAACTCGACGCCACAGTTTTATTAGTACATTGCTAGGTATTCGCCATTTGATCGTTGCAGTCAATAAAATGGATCTGGTCGAATATAGCGAAGCGGTATTTGAAAAAATTAAGCAAGATTATCAGAGATTTGCGGCTGAATTGCCTGTTGACCTCAAGATTTGGTTTGTACCTATTTCAGCTCTAGATGGCGATAATATCGTCAATGAAAGCTCTCAATTGCCTTGGTATCAGGGGGAAACACTGTTACAAATTCTAGAAACAGTTCAGGTTCAACCAAAAGCATCGGAGCAAGCACTACGTTTTCCAATTCAATACGTGAATAGACCTAATTTGGATTTTAGAGGTTACAGTGGAACTTTGTCCTCTGGGATAGTGAAAGTGGGGCAATCCGTCAAAGTATTACCTTCGGGTCAGATCTCGAAAGTAAAAGAAATTGTCACTTTTGATGGCATACAAGACTTCGCGATACCCGGTGAGGCGATCACATTAGTATTAGAAGATGAAATTGATATTAGCCGTGGAGACTTGATTGTTACAGAAAACGATACGTTGCAGTGTTCTCGTGAGGCATTGGTTGATATCGTTTGGATGTCAGAGCAACCGTTAGTGCAGGGGCAACAGCTTGATATTAAGATTGCTGGAAAAAGAAGCCGCGCTAAGGTAGAAAATATTCAATATCAAGTTGATATCAACAATCTTACTCAAAAAGTAGCGACTGAGCTGCCCCTCAATGGTATTGGTTTAGTTGAATTATCATTTGATGAGCCATTGCTACTTGAGAATTATCAGCAAAACGCAGAAACAGGTGGCATGATCCTAATTGATAGGCTGACGAATGTGACAGCTGGAGCGGGGTTAGTGCGTGAAGTGACAGAGCGATTTACTGAGCAAAATGATAATTTTAGTGAATTTGAAATAGAGTTAAATCAATTAATTCGCCGTCATTTCCCTCATTGGGGAGCTCGAGATCTATTAGGTGGTAAATAA
- the cysC gene encoding adenylyl-sulfate kinase produces the protein MASTTDNHIVWHDHPITRQFRENANGHKGAVLWFTGLSGSGKSTLAGACEQALASLGVKTYLLDGDNIRHGLCKDLGFDESDRQENIRRIGEVAKLMVDAGLVVATAFISPYREDRQKVRELFGANQFFELHIATPVEVCEQRDPKGLYQQARAGKIKNFTGIDSPYQEPLQPELRIDGRQAIPDSVTQILQLLGEKKIIKTHN, from the coding sequence ATGGCGAGTACGACAGATAATCATATCGTTTGGCACGACCATCCGATCACTCGGCAATTTAGAGAAAATGCGAATGGTCATAAAGGCGCGGTGTTATGGTTTACTGGACTGTCTGGCTCGGGTAAATCTACTTTAGCAGGGGCTTGCGAGCAAGCACTGGCTTCATTAGGGGTAAAAACGTATTTGCTTGATGGCGATAATATCCGTCATGGGTTATGTAAAGACTTAGGTTTTGATGAATCCGATAGACAAGAAAACATTCGCCGTATTGGTGAGGTCGCTAAATTGATGGTTGATGCTGGGCTGGTGGTTGCGACAGCGTTTATTTCGCCTTATCGTGAAGATAGACAGAAAGTTCGTGAGCTATTTGGGGCGAACCAGTTTTTTGAATTGCATATTGCAACCCCTGTTGAAGTTTGTGAACAGCGCGACCCAAAAGGGCTTTATCAGCAGGCAAGAGCGGGGAAAATAAAAAACTTCACTGGGATTGACTCTCCATATCAAGAGCCTTTACAACCTGAATTACGTATAGATGGAAGGCAGGCGATACCTGATTCAGTAACACAAATTCTTCAATTACTGGGTGAGAAAAAAATCATCAAAACTCATAATTAG
- the ftsB gene encoding cell division protein FtsB has protein sequence MGKLTLLLIAVLAWTQYSLWLGKNGIHDYVRVKDDVAAQEIINSRLKVRNEQLFAEINDLNDGQDAIEERARTELGMVKPGESFYRMVKESNNQRTNN, from the coding sequence ATGGGCAAATTAACGCTTCTATTAATCGCAGTATTGGCTTGGACACAATATTCTTTATGGCTAGGTAAGAATGGCATTCACGACTATGTCCGAGTGAAAGACGATGTTGCGGCGCAAGAGATCATCAATTCTCGCTTAAAAGTGCGTAATGAACAGCTGTTTGCTGAAATTAATGATTTGAATGATGGACAAGACGCTATTGAGGAACGGGCGCGTACAGAGCTTGGTATGGTTAAGCCTGGCGAATCATTTTATAGAATGGTGAAAGAGAGTAATAATCAGAGAACAAATAATTAA
- the ispD gene encoding 2-C-methyl-D-erythritol 4-phosphate cytidylyltransferase, producing MNNSITGGAPNVVAIIPAAGIGSRMNADCPKQYLQVAGKTIIEHTINALLLNPLVSNIVVALSPDDNYFASLEVASNPRVTTVHGGKERADSVLAGLNFLAQNEQMQNRWVLVHDAARPCLHQDDLNKIIQLSTMDYCGGILAAPVRDTMKRSAKTSDVIDHTVERDALWHALTPQFFPLILLRDCLSKALKENAIITDEASALEYCGYQPVLVSGRTDNLKVTRPEDLALAEFYLSRMK from the coding sequence ATGAATAATTCAATCACTGGGGGAGCCCCAAACGTTGTTGCGATAATTCCAGCAGCCGGTATTGGTAGTCGTATGAATGCGGACTGTCCAAAACAATACTTGCAGGTCGCTGGGAAGACAATCATTGAACACACTATTAATGCATTGTTATTGAATCCTCTTGTTTCTAATATTGTTGTCGCTTTAAGCCCTGATGATAATTATTTTGCTTCGCTTGAGGTAGCAAGTAACCCGCGAGTTACCACTGTTCATGGTGGAAAAGAGCGTGCAGATTCCGTGCTGGCAGGGTTAAACTTTTTAGCTCAGAATGAACAGATGCAAAATCGATGGGTATTGGTACACGATGCCGCGCGCCCTTGTTTACATCAAGATGATTTAAATAAAATTATTCAGTTATCAACAATGGATTACTGCGGTGGCATTCTTGCTGCTCCTGTAAGAGATACCATGAAGCGTAGTGCCAAAACGTCAGATGTGATTGATCATACCGTTGAGCGTGATGCTTTATGGCACGCACTTACACCACAATTTTTTCCTTTAATTTTGTTGCGTGATTGTTTGAGTAAAGCATTGAAAGAAAATGCTATTATTACTGATGAAGCATCTGCATTGGAATATTGTGGCTATCAGCCTGTTTTAGTCTCAGGTCGCACTGATAATTTAAAGGTAACTCGCCCAGAAGATCTCGCTTTGGCTGAATTTTACCTTTCTAGAATGAAATAA
- the ispF gene encoding 2-C-methyl-D-erythritol 2,4-cyclodiphosphate synthase: MRIGHGFDVHKFGGEGPIVIGGVRIPYEQGLLAHSDGDVVLHAVTDAILGAAALGDIGKLFPDTDPAYKGADSRVLLREAYRHVREKGYSIGNLDITIMAQAPKMLPHIPQMRVNIAEDLECHMDDVNAKATTTEQLGFVGRKEGIACAAVVLLVKDNGNESHECTVPAW, from the coding sequence ATGAGAATCGGACACGGTTTTGACGTACATAAGTTTGGCGGGGAAGGACCTATTGTCATTGGTGGCGTACGTATCCCTTATGAACAAGGCCTACTTGCTCACTCTGATGGTGATGTGGTGCTACACGCTGTCACTGATGCCATCTTAGGGGCTGCGGCACTGGGGGATATAGGTAAATTATTCCCTGATACTGATCCTGCGTATAAAGGTGCAGATAGCCGCGTTTTACTCAGAGAAGCCTATCGCCACGTTCGTGAAAAAGGTTATAGCATTGGTAACCTTGATATTACAATTATGGCTCAAGCACCTAAAATGTTACCTCATATTCCACAAATGCGTGTCAATATTGCAGAAGATCTTGAATGTCATATGGATGATGTGAATGCTAAAGCAACAACCACAGAGCAACTCGGTTTTGTTGGGCGTAAAGAAGGGATTGCTTGTGCCGCAGTGGTATTGTTAGTGAAAGATAATGGTAATGAAAGTCATGAATGTACAGTACCTGCATGGTAA
- the truD gene encoding tRNA pseudouridine(13) synthase TruD, with protein sequence MKVMNVQYLHGKPLSSGKLKSQPEDFIVKEDLGFELDGEGEHVMVRVEKTGYNTLFVAEQLAKFAKISARAVSYAGLKDRNAVTEQWFCLQMPGKETPDFSKWMLEGCRVIATTRQKRKLRIGTLKGNHFELIIRDISAPEDVELRLDKIVEGGVPNYFGEQRFGRNGQNLVQAQRWANQEITVRERNKRSFYLSAARSAMFNHIVSERIANQTENKVLLGDALQLTGRGSWFVATEEELSTLQPRVDSSELTITAALPGDGELGTQFDALSFETKCLENYNTFIALMKSERVSPARRAAIVKPQNFHWQWLDANTLKLNFFLSSGCFATSLVREIINQESADVENFIE encoded by the coding sequence ATGAAAGTCATGAATGTACAGTACCTGCATGGTAAACCACTCTCATCAGGTAAGTTAAAAAGCCAACCTGAAGATTTTATTGTTAAAGAAGACCTTGGCTTTGAGCTTGATGGTGAGGGCGAACATGTCATGGTTCGTGTTGAAAAAACGGGGTATAACACCTTATTTGTGGCTGAACAATTGGCTAAATTTGCAAAAATTTCAGCACGAGCAGTCAGTTACGCAGGTTTAAAAGATCGCAATGCGGTTACTGAACAATGGTTCTGTTTACAGATGCCAGGTAAAGAAACCCCTGATTTTTCAAAATGGATGCTTGAAGGTTGTCGTGTTATTGCAACAACTAGACAAAAAAGAAAGTTGCGTATTGGCACACTGAAAGGCAATCACTTTGAGCTAATCATTCGCGATATTTCAGCACCTGAGGATGTCGAATTACGTTTAGATAAAATCGTTGAGGGGGGCGTTCCTAACTATTTTGGTGAGCAACGGTTTGGGCGAAATGGACAAAACTTAGTCCAAGCTCAACGATGGGCAAATCAAGAAATTACGGTTCGTGAACGAAATAAACGTAGTTTCTACCTCTCTGCGGCTCGAAGTGCTATGTTTAATCATATTGTTAGCGAACGGATTGCCAACCAAACTGAAAATAAAGTATTACTTGGTGACGCATTACAATTAACAGGGCGTGGAAGCTGGTTTGTTGCCACAGAGGAAGAGCTATCGACTTTACAACCTCGTGTTGACTCATCTGAATTGACTATTACGGCTGCTTTACCCGGCGATGGGGAACTTGGAACTCAATTTGATGCATTAAGTTTTGAGACAAAGTGTTTAGAAAACTATAATACTTTTATTGCGTTAATGAAAAGTGAAAGAGTTTCACCAGCACGCAGAGCTGCAATCGTGAAACCACAAAATTTTCATTGGCAATGGCTTGATGCCAATACACTGAAGCTTAATTTCTTTTTAAGTTCAGGGTGTTTTGCAACCAGTCTTGTTCGAGAAATCATTAATCAGGAAAGTGCCGATGTTGAAAATTTTATTGAGTAA
- the surE gene encoding 5'/3'-nucleotidase SurE — MLKILLSNDDGVTAPGIQTLAAALRQHYHVQVIAPDRNRSGASNALTLDRPLRIQTLANGDLSVQEGTPTDCVYIGVNKVVRPRPDIVVSGINCGPNLGDDVIYSGTVAAAMEGRHLGLPSVAVSLDGETHYETAAKVTCDILDLLHKNPLRAGNILNINVPDIPYEEIKGIKVTRCGSRHAASEVYNLEDPKGNMLYWLGPVGEIRDAGPGSDFEAVSQGYVSITPLQVDLTAYKAHSLIEEWLEKSGVTVK, encoded by the coding sequence ATGTTGAAAATTTTATTGAGTAATGATGATGGCGTGACGGCGCCGGGGATCCAAACATTAGCCGCGGCATTACGACAACACTATCATGTGCAAGTGATTGCGCCTGATCGTAACCGTAGTGGTGCATCCAATGCATTAACGTTGGATAGGCCGTTAAGGATCCAAACATTGGCTAATGGTGATTTATCTGTACAAGAAGGTACGCCAACAGACTGTGTTTATATTGGCGTTAATAAAGTTGTGAGGCCAAGGCCGGATATTGTAGTTTCTGGGATCAATTGTGGTCCTAATCTAGGGGACGATGTCATTTATTCAGGTACTGTTGCTGCGGCAATGGAAGGGCGACATTTAGGTCTACCTTCCGTAGCTGTTTCACTTGATGGGGAAACTCATTATGAAACCGCAGCAAAAGTCACTTGCGACATACTGGATTTATTGCACAAAAATCCATTGCGTGCAGGCAATATTCTGAATATTAATGTACCTGATATTCCCTATGAGGAAATAAAAGGCATAAAAGTGACTCGCTGTGGTAGTCGTCATGCCGCATCTGAAGTTTATAACCTTGAAGATCCTAAAGGGAATATGCTGTATTGGTTAGGGCCTGTTGGCGAGATCCGTGATGCAGGGCCTGGAAGTGATTTTGAAGCTGTTTCTCAAGGTTATGTTTCAATAACACCTTTGCAAGTTGATTTAACGGCATATAAAGCACATTCATTAATTGAAGAGTGGTTAGAGAAATCAGGAGTGACCGTAAAATGA
- a CDS encoding protein-L-isoaspartate(D-aspartate) O-methyltransferase: MKTGLMKELLAQLRQQGIHDERLLEALSQVPRERFVDEALSHKAYDNIPLPIGYGQTISQPYIVAKMTALLDISANDHVLEIGTGSGYQTAVLAHLASHVYSVERVKSLQWTAKRRFKQLDLHNISTRHGDGWEGWQSKGPFDAIIVTAAPSEIPSKLLEQLKEGGRLVLPVGDQDQALKLITRRGNDYHSNVIEKVRFVPLVAGDLA, from the coding sequence ATGAAAACAGGCCTCATGAAAGAACTTTTGGCACAATTACGCCAACAGGGAATTCACGATGAGCGCTTGTTAGAAGCTTTATCACAGGTTCCTCGTGAGCGCTTTGTTGATGAGGCGCTTTCACACAAAGCCTATGATAACATACCGTTACCAATAGGCTATGGGCAGACTATTTCTCAACCTTATATTGTTGCTAAAATGACTGCTCTACTTGATATTTCTGCAAATGACCATGTGCTTGAAATAGGTACAGGCTCAGGTTATCAAACCGCGGTTTTAGCCCATTTAGCCAGTCATGTTTATTCCGTCGAAAGAGTGAAAAGTTTACAATGGACTGCAAAACGCCGTTTTAAGCAGCTCGATTTGCACAATATCTCTACACGACATGGTGATGGTTGGGAAGGGTGGCAATCAAAAGGGCCTTTTGATGCCATTATTGTTACAGCGGCACCTAGTGAAATCCCTTCAAAGCTTTTAGAGCAATTAAAAGAAGGAGGGCGCTTGGTATTACCTGTTGGTGATCAAGATCAGGCGTTGAAGCTCATTACGCGTAGAGGGAATGATTATCACTCAAATGTGATAGAGAAAGTTCGCTTTGTTCCTCTGGTTGCTGGGGATTTAGCTTAA
- the nlpD gene encoding murein hydrolase activator NlpD gives MKIVSPISKIRWAVIFSFGGALLAGCSTPYHTAAPISSVNDGQTTRQQTVQRTAPVTGGTSTAMPSSRPNLSSNTSPSVTNSAPVNMNGQGRIIYNRDYGSIPKGSYNGSSYTVQRGDTLFYIAYITGNDFRELADRNNIAEPYSLNVGQVINIGNGNVNSNGQLAANSSNSNQQPVDLRTTNAYPANGSGQTSGKMLPNNKKPATQTSTATTTTAVSTTSPTTGSSTNSSSIKWRWPAEGKMIEGFSDAQGGNKGIDIAGSRGQPVLASAPGKVVYAGNALRGYGNLIIIKHNDDYLSAYAHNDTLLVRDQQDVTAGQKIATMGSTGTSSVRLHFEIRYKGKSVNPLRYLPQR, from the coding sequence ATGAAAATTGTTAGCCCAATAAGCAAAATTCGATGGGCGGTGATCTTTTCATTTGGTGGCGCTTTATTAGCAGGTTGTTCCACGCCGTATCATACAGCCGCCCCCATTTCGAGTGTAAATGATGGCCAAACGACTCGCCAGCAGACCGTTCAAAGAACTGCTCCAGTAACTGGTGGTACAAGTACGGCGATGCCTTCTTCTCGACCTAATTTGTCTTCAAATACATCACCTTCAGTGACCAACTCTGCACCTGTTAACATGAATGGCCAAGGGCGTATTATCTATAATCGTGATTACGGTAGTATCCCTAAAGGTAGTTACAACGGTAGTAGCTATACGGTCCAGCGTGGTGATACCCTATTCTACATTGCCTATATAACGGGTAATGATTTCCGTGAGTTAGCAGATAGAAACAATATTGCTGAGCCATATAGCTTAAATGTTGGTCAAGTTATTAATATTGGTAATGGAAATGTGAACTCGAACGGGCAATTGGCTGCAAATTCATCAAATAGTAACCAGCAACCGGTTGATCTTCGAACAACTAATGCGTATCCTGCAAATGGAAGTGGTCAAACTTCAGGTAAGATGTTGCCTAACAATAAGAAGCCTGCAACACAGACTTCTACGGCAACAACTACCACGGCAGTTTCTACAACCTCTCCGACGACAGGAAGCAGTACTAACAGTTCATCGATAAAATGGCGTTGGCCAGCTGAAGGGAAAATGATTGAAGGTTTCTCTGACGCTCAAGGTGGAAATAAAGGCATTGATATTGCGGGTTCACGCGGTCAGCCTGTACTTGCTTCTGCTCCAGGAAAAGTGGTTTACGCAGGTAACGCACTGCGCGGATATGGAAATCTTATAATAATAAAACATAACGATGACTACCTAAGTGCTTATGCACATAACGATACGTTACTTGTGCGTGATCAGCAGGATGTTACTGCGGGTCAAAAAATAGCCACTATGGGTAGCACCGGTACAAGCTCGGTTAGATTACATTTTGAAATTCGTTACAAGGGAAAATCAGTAAACCCGCTGCGTTACTTACCGCAGCGATAA
- the rpoS gene encoding RNA polymerase sigma factor RpoS, with product MSQSSLKANELYDDLEESTIEDAFDESQFKEEDLVAELDDEMDLLQSTSQRVLDATQIYLSEIGFSPLLTAEEEVFYARRALRGDIASRQRMIESNLRLVVKISRRYNNRGLALLDLIEEGNLGLIRAVEKFDPEKGFRFSTYATWWIRQTIERAIMNQTRTIRLPIHIVKELNIYLRTARELAQKLDHEPSAEEIAEQLDKPVEDVSRMLRLNERITSVDTPIAGDSEKSLLEVLSDENESGPEHTIQDNNLKENIVKWLFELNPKQREVLARRFGLLGYEAETLEEVGREIGLTRERVRQIQVEGLRRLKDILQGEDLSLEALFNM from the coding sequence ATGAGCCAAAGTTCGCTGAAAGCTAACGAGTTATATGATGACCTCGAAGAGAGCACAATAGAAGATGCTTTCGATGAAAGTCAGTTCAAAGAAGAGGATCTGGTTGCTGAACTAGATGATGAAATGGATTTACTCCAGAGCACAAGTCAACGTGTTTTGGATGCCACACAAATTTATCTCAGTGAAATTGGATTCTCTCCACTCCTAACAGCTGAAGAAGAAGTGTTCTATGCAAGAAGGGCGCTACGTGGTGATATTGCATCACGCCAGCGCATGATAGAAAGTAACCTTCGATTAGTTGTTAAGATCTCTCGACGTTATAATAATCGGGGCCTCGCTTTACTTGATCTCATTGAGGAAGGTAATTTGGGGCTAATTCGTGCAGTTGAAAAATTTGATCCTGAAAAAGGTTTCCGTTTTTCAACTTATGCGACATGGTGGATCCGTCAAACCATTGAACGAGCCATCATGAACCAAACGAGAACGATCCGTCTCCCTATTCATATCGTCAAAGAGCTCAATATTTATCTTAGAACCGCCCGCGAACTAGCGCAAAAGTTAGATCACGAGCCTAGTGCTGAGGAAATCGCTGAGCAGCTCGATAAACCAGTAGAAGATGTCAGCCGTATGTTACGTTTAAATGAACGTATTACATCGGTTGATACGCCTATTGCTGGTGATTCAGAGAAGTCCTTGCTAGAAGTTCTGTCTGATGAAAATGAATCAGGGCCAGAACATACAATTCAAGATAACAACTTAAAAGAAAACATTGTTAAGTGGTTATTTGAATTGAATCCAAAGCAGCGAGAGGTACTCGCTCGCCGTTTTGGCTTGCTAGGCTATGAAGCTGAAACTCTTGAAGAGGTTGGTCGGGAAATTGGTTTAACACGTGAAAGAGTACGCCAGATCCAAGTAGAAGGGTTGAGGCGGTTAAAAGATATTTTACAAGGCGAAGATTTGTCTTTAGAAGCCTTATTTAATATGTAA
- the miaE gene encoding tRNA isopentenyl-2-thiomethyl-A-37 hydroxylase MiaE has translation MQDHAELLAPIRQFLHCETPDSWVEKASKPENLPILLKDHLLCELKAAQSAMFLIRKYAVDKESAAVLLAWFKPYEDFAYDRIGDIHSLKDKNQISKQILAKKQSPYSQDLIDKMVLLIKEELHHFYQVLEIMHQRNISYDGITASRYAKGLFNHMSGHEPQTLVDKLIIGAYIEARSCERFAKLAPFLDDDLANFYISLLRSEARHYQDYLKLAQSISKVDINERVDMFGAVEAELISSMDSDFKFHSGVPA, from the coding sequence ATGCAAGATCACGCTGAATTACTTGCCCCTATCAGGCAATTTTTACATTGCGAAACGCCCGATAGTTGGGTTGAAAAAGCCAGTAAACCAGAAAATTTGCCTATACTGCTAAAAGACCATTTATTATGTGAATTGAAGGCTGCGCAAAGTGCGATGTTTTTAATTCGCAAATATGCGGTAGATAAAGAAAGTGCCGCAGTGTTACTTGCATGGTTTAAGCCTTATGAGGACTTTGCCTACGATCGTATTGGTGATATTCATTCATTGAAAGATAAAAACCAAATTTCAAAACAGATTTTAGCTAAAAAACAATCACCTTACAGCCAAGATCTGATCGATAAAATGGTACTTTTAATCAAAGAAGAGCTGCATCATTTTTATCAAGTACTTGAAATCATGCATCAAAGAAATATTAGCTACGATGGCATTACAGCAAGCCGATATGCAAAAGGCCTATTCAACCATATGAGTGGTCACGAACCACAAACCTTGGTCGACAAACTGATTATTGGGGCTTATATCGAAGCTCGCTCATGTGAGCGTTTCGCTAAGCTAGCGCCTTTCTTAGATGATGATTTAGCTAATTTTTATATTTCATTGTTGCGCTCGGAAGCAAGACACTATCAAGATTACTTAAAGCTAGCTCAATCAATTAGTAAGGTAGATATCAATGAACGAGTTGATATGTTTGGAGCTGTGGAAGCCGAACTAATTTCCTCAATGGACAGTGATTTTAAATTTCACAGTGGTGTCCCTGCTTAA